In Halobaculum sp. XH14, a single genomic region encodes these proteins:
- the map gene encoding type II methionyl aminopeptidase has translation MSALADDELEKYREAGEILTTVMTETRELVEPGATHLEVAEYAEERIREEGAGIAFPVNISVNEEASHATPSRDDGTEFGEDVVCLDVGVHVDGYIADSAVTVDLAGEVELVEAAEEALAAAVEAAGPGVPVGEIGEEIESVIDAYGYTPVYNLSGHGVQRFDAHTGPNVPNRGVDRSVELEPGQVVAIEPFATDGRGKVGEGNEEEIFELTNDRSVRNRAARQTLEEVREFDGLPFAARWLESSRSEMALRRLKTNGVVKGYPVLKEEDGKLVSQAEHTLVVTEDGIEVTTAGLFE, from the coding sequence ATGAGCGCGCTGGCCGACGACGAACTCGAGAAGTACCGCGAGGCGGGCGAGATACTCACGACGGTGATGACCGAAACGAGGGAGCTGGTCGAACCCGGCGCGACCCACCTCGAGGTGGCCGAGTACGCGGAAGAGCGCATCCGGGAGGAGGGCGCGGGCATCGCCTTCCCGGTCAACATCTCCGTGAACGAGGAGGCCAGCCACGCGACGCCGAGCCGCGACGACGGGACGGAGTTCGGCGAGGACGTCGTCTGTCTCGACGTCGGCGTCCACGTCGACGGTTACATCGCCGATTCGGCGGTGACGGTGGACCTCGCGGGCGAGGTCGAGTTGGTCGAGGCCGCCGAGGAGGCGCTCGCGGCCGCAGTCGAGGCCGCCGGGCCGGGCGTTCCGGTCGGCGAGATCGGCGAGGAGATCGAATCCGTGATCGACGCGTACGGCTACACGCCGGTCTACAACCTGTCCGGCCACGGCGTCCAGCGGTTCGACGCACACACCGGCCCGAACGTTCCGAACCGGGGCGTCGACCGCTCCGTGGAACTCGAACCCGGACAGGTCGTCGCCATCGAGCCGTTCGCCACGGACGGCCGCGGGAAGGTCGGCGAGGGCAACGAGGAGGAAATCTTCGAGCTGACGAACGACCGGTCCGTGCGGAACCGCGCCGCGCGGCAGACGCTGGAGGAGGTCCGCGAGTTCGACGGCCTCCCCTTCGCCGCGCGCTGGCTGGAGTCCTCGCGCTCGGAGATGGCGCTTCGCCGCCTGAAGACGAACGGCGTCGTGAAGGGGTACCCGGTGCTGAAAGAGGAGGACGGAAAGCTCGTCAGCCAGGCCGAACACACCCTCGTCGTCACCGAGGACGGCATCGAGGTCACGACCGCTGGGCTGTTCGAGTAG
- a CDS encoding nucleoside phosphorylase — protein MAKQPHLLVEEGDVHDVALIPGNPDRVDRIADQCENAELVSENREYRIVNAEYDGRPLTICSTGIGCPSAAIAIEELANVGVETVIRVGTCGGLQTDVEVGDMVVATGAAKEEGTSKRYESATYPAVPDYDTLTALVDAAEASGEEVHVGPIVSDDAFYNESDEYVEDWEAAGLLAIEMEAAAVFSLARRRGMDAGAICTADGNLVAGTQKGADSDEELPEKARNNVGRAIALTLEAVASL, from the coding sequence ATGGCAAAACAGCCCCATCTCCTCGTCGAGGAGGGCGACGTCCACGACGTCGCGCTCATCCCGGGGAACCCCGACCGCGTCGACCGCATCGCGGACCAGTGTGAGAACGCGGAGCTCGTCTCGGAGAACCGCGAGTACCGCATCGTCAACGCCGAGTACGACGGCCGGCCGCTCACGATCTGCTCGACCGGCATCGGCTGTCCGTCCGCCGCGATCGCCATCGAGGAACTCGCCAACGTCGGCGTCGAGACGGTCATTCGCGTCGGCACCTGCGGCGGCCTCCAGACGGACGTCGAGGTCGGCGACATGGTCGTCGCCACCGGCGCGGCAAAGGAGGAGGGAACGAGCAAGCGCTACGAGTCCGCGACCTACCCGGCCGTCCCCGATTACGACACGCTGACCGCGCTCGTCGACGCCGCGGAGGCCAGCGGCGAGGAGGTACACGTCGGCCCGATCGTCTCCGACGACGCGTTCTACAACGAGTCCGACGAGTACGTCGAGGACTGGGAGGCGGCCGGCCTGCTCGCCATCGAGATGGAGGCGGCGGCGGTCTTCTCGCTCGCACGCCGCCGCGGGATGGACGCCGGCGCGATCTGTACCGCGGACGGCAACCTCGTCGCCGGCACCCAGAAGGGGGCCGACTCGGACGAGGAACTCCCGGAGAAGGCGAGGAACAACGTGGGCCGCGCCATCGCGCTCACGCTGGAGGCAGTCGCTAGCCTGTAG
- a CDS encoding NAD-binding protein, whose product MAEWRDRLGGHVTVMLTGVTALLSVGIGILNITTQPSGPLVDVLPPTVVQTAGFTGALTGFLLLGSAYGLRRGYRGAWYSTILLLPLSAAQGLLQASAYSYPLVGLSLLSLPIVGLNRRLFERDVDLSLTQWASLSALVGALGYSTAGTFALREQFNGVDTLLDALYFSIVTATTVGYGDVTPASGAEGQLAKWFALSALVLNVAAFAVALGVLITPAIEARLATALGRMTETDIDILERHVLVLGHGELTEPIVEELTEANVDFLVITPDEDVARGLRERELNVLTADPSDEGTLERAKVGEARAVVTATNNDAEDALSILTARQLNPEVAIVAAASDRENVNKLKRAGANTVISPASIGGHLLVESALQRGDSEALARELLDQPDEATEGPGGDDGE is encoded by the coding sequence ATGGCGGAGTGGCGGGACCGGCTCGGCGGGCACGTGACGGTGATGCTCACCGGCGTGACGGCGCTGCTGTCGGTCGGCATCGGCATCCTGAACATCACGACCCAGCCGAGCGGACCGCTCGTGGACGTGCTCCCGCCGACGGTCGTCCAGACGGCCGGCTTCACCGGCGCGCTGACCGGCTTTCTCCTGCTCGGGTCGGCGTACGGACTCCGTCGGGGCTACCGCGGCGCGTGGTACTCGACGATCCTGCTGTTGCCGCTCTCGGCGGCCCAGGGACTCTTGCAGGCGAGCGCGTACTCGTACCCGCTCGTCGGCCTCTCGCTGCTTTCGCTTCCGATCGTCGGGCTCAACCGTCGACTGTTCGAGCGGGACGTCGACCTGAGCCTCACCCAGTGGGCGTCGCTCTCGGCGCTCGTCGGCGCGCTGGGCTACAGCACCGCCGGGACGTTCGCGCTACGCGAGCAGTTCAACGGCGTGGACACGCTCCTCGACGCGCTGTACTTCTCCATCGTGACGGCGACGACGGTCGGCTACGGCGACGTGACCCCGGCCTCGGGGGCGGAGGGGCAACTCGCGAAGTGGTTCGCGCTCTCGGCGCTCGTGCTCAACGTCGCCGCCTTCGCCGTCGCGCTGGGGGTCCTCATCACGCCGGCCATCGAGGCACGACTCGCGACCGCACTCGGACGCATGACAGAGACAGACATCGACATCCTCGAACGGCACGTCCTCGTGCTCGGCCACGGGGAACTGACGGAACCGATCGTCGAAGAACTCACCGAGGCGAACGTCGACTTCCTCGTCATCACGCCCGACGAGGACGTCGCGCGCGGCCTCCGCGAGCGCGAGTTGAACGTGTTGACCGCCGACCCCTCAGACGAGGGGACGCTCGAACGCGCGAAGGTCGGGGAGGCCCGCGCCGTGGTGACCGCGACGAACAACGACGCCGAGGACGCGCTCTCGATCCTGACGGCTCGACAGCTCAACCCCGAAGTCGCCATCGTCGCCGCCGCGAGCGACCGGGAGAACGTCAACAAGCTGAAGCGGGCCGGCGCGAACACGGTCATCTCGCCCGCGAGCATCGGGGGACACCTGCTCGTCGAGTCGGCGCTCCAGCGCGGCGACTCGGAGGCGCTGGCGCGTGAACTCCTGGACCAACCGGACGAAGCGACCGAGGGTCCGGGCGGCGACGACGGGGAGTAG
- a CDS encoding metallophosphoesterase family protein gives MTAPTPGSELDPPHRRVALDDWAGVYVVGDVHGCPGAFDRLLAELGVTDDDLVIVVGDLVRKGPDSEGVVDRVRAADNVLSVRGNNEEKLVRGEESLPDLADDDLDWLASLPVAISWEATGEVRAGLVVHGGVDPRITLAEHAVETLQTTRSLVPDGSYGDRPYWWERYEGPRRVFFGHTVLDRPVVREHAVGLDTGCVYGGELTAYDLRRDRFVSVDSDEPARARADAKVLSPPVDDPGAAGPENACGLSRAVTHDDGR, from the coding sequence ATGACAGCGCCGACGCCGGGGTCCGAACTCGACCCGCCGCATCGCCGCGTGGCGCTCGACGACTGGGCCGGCGTGTACGTCGTCGGCGACGTCCACGGCTGTCCCGGGGCGTTCGACCGGCTGCTCGCCGAGTTGGGTGTCACCGACGACGACCTCGTCATCGTCGTCGGCGACCTCGTCCGCAAGGGTCCCGACAGCGAAGGCGTGGTCGATCGGGTCCGCGCGGCCGACAACGTGCTGTCGGTCCGGGGCAACAACGAGGAGAAGCTGGTGCGGGGCGAGGAATCGCTCCCGGACCTCGCGGACGACGACCTCGACTGGCTCGCCTCCCTCCCGGTCGCGATCTCGTGGGAAGCGACCGGGGAGGTCCGGGCCGGCCTCGTCGTTCACGGCGGCGTCGACCCCCGGATCACGCTCGCCGAGCACGCCGTCGAGACTCTCCAGACGACCCGCTCGCTCGTCCCGGACGGGAGCTACGGCGACCGCCCCTACTGGTGGGAACGGTACGAGGGCCCCCGGCGCGTCTTCTTCGGTCACACCGTCCTGGATCGACCCGTCGTCCGCGAGCACGCCGTGGGGCTCGACACCGGCTGCGTCTACGGCGGGGAGCTGACCGCCTACGACCTCCGGCGCGACCGCTTCGTCTCGGTCGACTCGGACGAGCCAGCCCGGGCGCGCGCCGACGCGAAGGTGCTCTCACCGCCCGTCGACGACCCCGGGGCCGCCGGCCCGGAGAACGCATGCGGACTGAGCCGGGCGGTGACCCACGATGACGGACGGTGA
- the ppk1 gene encoding polyphosphate kinase 1, producing the protein MTDGDETVVAEEAPHESTAAADRSSGAADAPPGHGDDGVDRDGDGEGREDRSSAGRSESVESFDPEPDGNGPPRPWVPAPSSPGEPSVLWGRFGAETPPIIVDGAGEAEPDPTDPAFQLSRELSELSFQRRVLHEAEDERTPLLDRMRFLGITTRNLDEFFMKRVGGLKQQLAAGVTESTPDGRTPREQWEAVLEHARDIFERQSRCYQNQVGPALREAGIEIESWADLTDDERGALRDHFERQVMPTLTPLTFDPAHPFPFISNLSLSVAVVTRDEEGEERFSRIKVPQNRPRLIRVDQVTVGASDGGDTDGSSTTSDESAVDDGTARFLPLERLIEANLDTLFPEVEVLHSSTFRVTRNAEVRRNEEVAEGLIEMIEDVLRQRRFATVVRVEVAADTPETVRELLVEHLDVGERETFERPEPFALDGFGALQDLDRSALKRDPWTPQRHPRFEGIDADHPEDLFRTVTDDDILVHHPYHSFSGTVQTFLDAAAHDPSVLAIKAAIYRTAPDSKVVASLIDAAKNGKQVAVMVELKARFDEENNLRWVKRLEEEGIHVAYGTIGLKTHSKVALVVREESGEVETYSHVGTGNYHSETAKEYVDLGLLTADEQIGGDLVKLFNSFTSHARQREYDRLLVAPENLRDGLTDLIRTEAAVAAEGGDARIVMKMNALEDPGIVRELYEASRAGVEIDLIVRGICRLRPGVEGLSETVRVHSVVGRFLEHSRILYFANGDGEGEPAYFLGSADAMTRNLDRRVEAVVPVEDHEVRAELATVLGTMLGDNRRRWAMCPDGSYVQIEPRADAPTVDTHERLKERARAAAPEPDSQPAKADGRRDPQVDLDDVFTEPGDL; encoded by the coding sequence ATGACGGACGGTGACGAGACCGTCGTGGCCGAGGAGGCGCCCCACGAGTCCACCGCGGCGGCCGATCGTTCGTCGGGGGCGGCCGATGCGCCGCCCGGGCATGGCGACGACGGCGTCGATCGGGATGGCGACGGCGAGGGCCGAGAGGACCGTTCGTCGGCCGGGCGGTCGGAGTCGGTCGAGTCGTTCGACCCGGAACCCGACGGAAACGGCCCGCCGAGACCCTGGGTACCGGCGCCGTCGTCGCCGGGGGAGCCATCCGTCCTCTGGGGGCGGTTCGGCGCGGAGACCCCGCCGATCATCGTCGACGGCGCTGGGGAGGCCGAGCCTGACCCGACCGATCCGGCGTTCCAGTTGAGCCGCGAACTGAGCGAGCTCTCCTTCCAGCGGCGCGTCCTCCACGAGGCCGAGGACGAGCGAACCCCGCTGCTCGATCGGATGCGCTTTCTCGGGATCACGACCCGGAACCTGGACGAGTTCTTCATGAAGCGGGTCGGCGGGCTGAAACAGCAACTCGCCGCCGGCGTCACCGAGTCGACCCCCGACGGTCGGACCCCCCGGGAGCAGTGGGAGGCGGTGCTCGAACACGCGCGCGACATCTTCGAGCGGCAGTCGCGCTGCTACCAAAACCAGGTCGGGCCGGCGCTGCGCGAGGCGGGCATCGAGATCGAGTCCTGGGCGGACCTGACCGACGACGAGCGCGGGGCACTCCGGGACCACTTCGAGCGACAGGTGATGCCGACGCTGACGCCGCTGACGTTCGATCCGGCACACCCGTTCCCGTTCATCTCGAACCTCTCGCTGTCCGTGGCCGTGGTAACCAGGGACGAGGAGGGCGAGGAGCGGTTCTCACGGATCAAGGTGCCCCAGAACCGGCCGCGGCTGATCCGCGTGGATCAGGTCACCGTGGGCGCGAGCGACGGGGGCGACACAGACGGGTCCTCGACCACCAGCGACGAGTCCGCCGTCGACGACGGGACGGCACGGTTCCTCCCGCTGGAGCGGCTGATCGAGGCGAACCTCGACACGCTGTTCCCCGAGGTGGAAGTCCTCCACAGCTCCACGTTCCGCGTCACGCGAAACGCCGAGGTCCGCCGGAACGAGGAGGTCGCGGAGGGGCTCATCGAGATGATCGAGGACGTGCTCCGCCAGCGCCGGTTCGCGACGGTGGTCAGGGTCGAGGTCGCGGCGGACACGCCCGAGACGGTCCGGGAGCTCCTGGTGGAGCATCTCGACGTGGGCGAGCGGGAGACGTTCGAGCGCCCGGAACCGTTCGCGCTGGACGGGTTCGGCGCGCTCCAGGACCTCGATCGGTCGGCGCTGAAGCGTGACCCCTGGACGCCCCAGCGACATCCCCGGTTCGAGGGCATCGACGCCGACCACCCGGAGGACCTGTTCCGGACCGTGACCGACGACGACATCCTCGTCCACCACCCGTACCACTCGTTCTCGGGCACGGTCCAGACGTTCCTCGACGCCGCCGCCCACGACCCGAGCGTGCTCGCGATCAAGGCCGCGATCTATCGCACCGCGCCGGACTCGAAGGTCGTGGCGAGCCTCATCGACGCGGCCAAGAACGGCAAGCAGGTCGCGGTGATGGTCGAACTGAAGGCGCGCTTCGACGAGGAGAACAACCTCCGCTGGGTCAAGCGCCTCGAGGAGGAGGGCATCCACGTCGCGTACGGCACGATCGGACTGAAGACCCACTCGAAGGTCGCGCTCGTCGTGCGGGAGGAGTCGGGCGAGGTGGAGACGTACTCGCACGTCGGCACGGGTAACTACCACTCCGAGACGGCCAAGGAGTACGTCGATCTCGGGCTGTTGACCGCCGACGAGCAGATCGGCGGCGACCTCGTCAAGCTGTTCAACTCCTTCACCAGCCACGCGCGGCAACGCGAGTACGACCGGCTGCTGGTCGCGCCCGAGAACCTCCGTGACGGTCTGACGGACCTGATCAGGACCGAAGCCGCCGTCGCGGCCGAGGGCGGCGACGCACGGATCGTCATGAAGATGAACGCGCTCGAGGACCCCGGAATCGTCCGCGAACTGTACGAGGCCTCGCGCGCCGGGGTCGAAATCGACCTGATCGTCCGGGGCATCTGTCGGCTCCGGCCGGGCGTCGAGGGCCTCTCGGAGACGGTCCGCGTCCACAGCGTCGTCGGCCGGTTCCTCGAACACTCGCGGATCCTCTACTTCGCCAACGGCGACGGGGAGGGCGAGCCGGCGTACTTCCTCGGCTCGGCCGACGCGATGACCCGGAACCTCGACCGGCGCGTCGAGGCGGTCGTCCCCGTCGAGGATCACGAGGTCCGGGCCGAACTGGCGACCGTCCTCGGCACGATGCTCGGCGACAACCGCCGGCGCTGGGCGATGTGTCCCGACGGGAGCTACGTCCAGATCGAGCCGCGCGCGGACGCTCCGACGGTCGACACCCACGAGCGGCTGAAGGAACGGGCACGGGCGGCAGCCCCCGAGCCCGACTCCCAGCCGGCGAAGGCCGACGGACGCCGCGACCCGCAGGTCGACCTGGACGACGTGTTCACCGAGCCGGGCGACCTGTAA
- a CDS encoding HIT family protein — protein MDQVFAPWRIDWVEREDRDGGIDGCPFCVLPERDADRESRIVARSSRSFVILNNYPYNPGHAMVIPYDHEGDYAGLGEADLLDHACMKQRTFEALRVALGPDGFNAGMNHGGAAAGGSIDDHVHTHVVPRWGGDTNFMPVVSDTKVIVEALDDTWERVHDAFAELEGATVEGEDDAVRFAD, from the coding sequence ATGGATCAGGTGTTCGCCCCCTGGCGCATCGACTGGGTCGAACGCGAGGACCGCGACGGCGGCATCGACGGCTGCCCGTTCTGCGTGCTGCCCGAGCGGGACGCGGACCGGGAGTCGCGCATCGTCGCCCGCTCGTCCCGGTCGTTCGTCATCCTCAACAACTACCCGTACAACCCCGGCCACGCGATGGTCATCCCGTACGACCACGAGGGCGACTACGCCGGACTCGGCGAGGCCGACCTGCTCGATCACGCCTGCATGAAACAGCGGACGTTCGAGGCGCTCCGCGTCGCGCTCGGTCCGGACGGCTTCAACGCCGGGATGAACCACGGCGGCGCGGCCGCGGGCGGGTCCATCGACGACCACGTCCACACCCACGTCGTCCCGCGCTGGGGCGGCGACACGAACTTCATGCCGGTCGTCTCGGACACGAAGGTGATCGTCGAGGCGCTCGATGACACCTGGGAGCGCGTGCACGACGCCTTCGCGGAACTCGAGGGGGCGACCGTCGAGGGCGAGGACGACGCGGTTCGCTTCGCCGACTGA
- a CDS encoding potassium transporter TrkA, whose product MSVLLPLQAAGAPAALTAVELGRIVGFAAVSLLAASVVSVVYRWYVREPIPRGLATLVGVAVVAFYLNTVGLFGEVIGGTSGTDPFATRTVLVNVVSLFAAVLAAPVGRRITDRAITDTVAVAGAERVEGEVGRVVRILGRVTAVELPEDVGTIDGYDPVPAATVDRFAGTTLLFPRRGGAGTLRDRLLDRLKEEYGVGHVDVEMDGETVTRLAVGARVAGLGPTLGPGTCAVAVRADPPNGATPGESVQVWTEGPEPERVGSAELRGTAGDVVTLAVDESEAGSFDPARSYRLVTLPADPRADREFASLLRAADETMNVVALDEGSELAGGTIEAVGSTVVAVRPVEGPVETIPGHSRRLAAGETLYVLARPEELRAIERRANRAGAETDPVGAERS is encoded by the coding sequence ATGAGCGTCCTCCTTCCCCTGCAAGCTGCCGGCGCGCCGGCCGCACTCACAGCGGTCGAACTCGGCCGGATCGTCGGCTTCGCGGCGGTCTCGTTGCTCGCCGCGTCCGTCGTCTCGGTCGTCTATCGGTGGTACGTCCGCGAGCCCATCCCGCGGGGGCTGGCGACGCTGGTCGGCGTCGCCGTCGTCGCGTTCTATCTCAACACGGTCGGGCTGTTCGGCGAAGTCATCGGCGGGACGAGCGGGACGGACCCGTTCGCCACGCGGACGGTGCTCGTGAACGTGGTGAGCCTCTTCGCGGCGGTGCTGGCCGCGCCCGTCGGCCGTCGGATCACCGACCGGGCGATCACCGACACGGTGGCGGTCGCGGGTGCAGAGCGGGTCGAGGGCGAGGTCGGCCGCGTCGTCCGGATCCTGGGCCGGGTCACGGCGGTCGAACTGCCCGAGGACGTCGGGACCATCGACGGCTACGACCCGGTCCCGGCCGCGACCGTCGACCGCTTCGCCGGGACGACGCTGCTGTTCCCCCGTCGCGGGGGAGCGGGGACGCTCCGTGACCGCCTCCTCGATCGGCTCAAGGAGGAGTACGGCGTCGGCCACGTCGACGTGGAGATGGACGGCGAGACCGTCACGAGGCTCGCCGTCGGCGCACGCGTCGCGGGACTCGGGCCGACGCTGGGCCCCGGAACGTGCGCCGTGGCCGTGCGGGCCGACCCGCCCAACGGCGCGACGCCCGGCGAGAGCGTCCAGGTCTGGACGGAGGGCCCGGAGCCGGAACGCGTCGGCAGCGCCGAACTCCGCGGGACCGCCGGCGACGTGGTGACGCTGGCCGTCGACGAGTCGGAGGCGGGGTCGTTCGACCCGGCCCGGTCCTACCGGCTCGTCACGTTGCCGGCGGACCCGCGGGCGGACCGCGAGTTCGCGTCCCTCCTGCGGGCCGCGGACGAGACGATGAACGTCGTGGCCCTCGACGAGGGGAGCGAACTGGCCGGCGGCACGATCGAAGCCGTCGGGAGCACCGTCGTCGCGGTCCGGCCGGTCGAAGGCCCAGTTGAGACGATTCCGGGGCACTCGCGTCGACTCGCCGCCGGCGAGACGCTCTACGTGCTCGCCCGACCGGAGGAACTCCGCGCGATAGAGCGGCGGGCGAACCGGGCCGGGGCGGAGACGGACCCCGTCGGGGCGGAACGCTCTTGA
- a CDS encoding potassium channel family protein, with amino-acid sequence MPAPSFPVQVLLGVYLGLLTGIIPALVAWGLGFTFKYFTGVTIPGFGVVVLALAIAGVNGGLLALTDESVASSANETALLVGIVVILMLSLYAHAKGDAMGASVPKRLSLRALTERTISTDVVELVGGRGQVRVTVAGEVADMEGYPSLPTDLRASIGEFADTFPAELPVVELESRVTARLRTEFDLADATVRLDERGRATVAAAPPVGSVSKRVPPGKRAVSFSGLVPTGMARGEAVTVVTDGGEYRGSVVAARSSPEGDTSAAAGHRVNGSRSDGVGDGTPATDGGTDDGETGTAPSGSPPASPTTTGGVGRVTVALDRQSATAVLRSEPRRLIVRSRGTRREFELVSVLRRAGDQFRRLTVGEGSVLDGSSLGEASVRDTYGVAVLATRRNGGWTVAPDGDARLDAGSDLIVVGPPARLAEFTTEVAG; translated from the coding sequence ATGCCGGCACCATCGTTCCCCGTGCAGGTCCTTCTGGGCGTCTATCTCGGCCTGCTCACGGGGATCATCCCGGCGCTCGTCGCGTGGGGGCTCGGGTTCACGTTCAAGTACTTCACCGGGGTGACGATCCCGGGGTTTGGCGTGGTGGTCCTCGCGCTCGCCATCGCCGGGGTCAACGGCGGGTTGCTCGCGCTCACCGACGAGAGCGTCGCCAGTTCAGCGAACGAGACGGCGCTGCTGGTCGGCATCGTCGTCATCCTGATGCTGTCGCTGTACGCCCACGCGAAGGGCGACGCGATGGGCGCGTCGGTGCCAAAGCGGCTCTCCTTGCGAGCGCTCACCGAGCGGACCATCTCCACGGACGTCGTCGAACTGGTCGGCGGTCGCGGGCAGGTTCGCGTCACCGTCGCGGGCGAGGTGGCCGACATGGAGGGCTACCCTTCGCTTCCGACCGATCTCCGGGCGTCGATCGGCGAGTTCGCCGACACGTTCCCGGCGGAACTGCCGGTAGTCGAACTCGAATCGAGGGTGACCGCGCGACTCCGCACCGAGTTCGACCTCGCGGACGCGACCGTTCGCCTCGACGAGCGGGGTCGCGCGACCGTCGCCGCCGCCCCGCCGGTCGGGAGCGTCTCGAAGCGCGTCCCCCCGGGGAAACGGGCCGTGTCGTTCTCGGGACTCGTGCCGACCGGGATGGCCCGGGGCGAGGCCGTCACGGTCGTGACCGACGGCGGCGAGTACCGGGGCTCCGTCGTCGCCGCCCGCTCCTCGCCCGAGGGCGACACGAGCGCCGCCGCCGGCCATCGGGTGAACGGGAGCAGGAGCGACGGGGTCGGGGACGGGACTCCTGCGACCGACGGCGGCACCGACGACGGAGAAACCGGGACGGCCCCGTCGGGTTCCCCTCCCGCATCGCCGACGACGACCGGCGGGGTCGGCCGGGTGACGGTCGCGCTCGACCGACAGTCCGCGACCGCAGTGCTCCGTTCCGAGCCGAGACGGTTGATCGTCAGGTCACGGGGGACGCGGCGGGAGTTCGAACTCGTCTCGGTGCTCCGGCGGGCCGGCGATCAGTTCCGCCGCCTCACCGTCGGCGAGGGGAGCGTGCTCGACGGCAGCTCGCTCGGGGAGGCCTCGGTGCGAGACACGTACGGCGTCGCGGTCCTTGCGACCCGGCGGAACGGGGGGTGGACCGTCGCGCCCGACGGCGACGCCCGACTCGACGCGGGCAGCGACCTCATCGTCGTCGGCCCGCCCGCCCGACTCGCGGAGTTCACGACGGAGGTGGCGGGATGA
- a CDS encoding winged helix-turn-helix domain-containing protein, which yields MSTPAEDAPDAVEEAGLTPAEAFALLGNETRIDILQALHEATVESGHEAVPFSELYERIDLEDSAHFNYHLKQLLEHFVRKTDDGYAFRTAGWKVVRSVFAGTFTGRAEVGPFDAPGDCYACGGDLSARYGNEVLTITCDDCGRTAVDYPFPPGGLDDRTAEEFLDAFHHHVRHHYCLAADGVCPECMGRMETTLDAETNVPGRELEVHHVCERCDNRLNSAVGLNLLDTAPVLNFFSERGHDLTTEPFWTFDWCVSDARTTVLAEDPLRIRLDLPADCDTLSVTLDGTLSVLDVCKQEAGADVEAEAGT from the coding sequence ATGAGCACTCCCGCCGAGGACGCCCCCGATGCCGTCGAGGAGGCCGGCCTCACCCCCGCCGAGGCGTTCGCCCTGCTCGGAAACGAGACGCGCATCGACATCCTCCAGGCGCTCCACGAGGCGACGGTCGAATCCGGCCACGAGGCCGTCCCGTTCTCGGAACTGTACGAGCGCATCGACCTCGAGGACAGCGCCCACTTCAACTACCACCTGAAGCAACTGCTCGAACACTTCGTCCGCAAGACCGACGACGGCTACGCGTTCCGGACGGCGGGCTGGAAGGTGGTCCGCTCCGTCTTCGCCGGGACGTTCACTGGTCGGGCCGAGGTCGGGCCGTTCGACGCGCCGGGCGACTGCTACGCCTGCGGCGGCGACCTCTCGGCGAGGTACGGCAACGAGGTGCTGACCATCACCTGCGACGACTGCGGCCGGACGGCGGTCGACTACCCGTTCCCGCCGGGCGGCCTCGACGACCGCACGGCCGAGGAGTTCCTCGACGCCTTCCACCACCACGTTCGTCACCACTACTGTCTGGCCGCCGACGGCGTCTGCCCCGAGTGCATGGGTCGGATGGAGACGACGCTCGACGCCGAGACGAACGTGCCGGGCCGCGAGCTCGAAGTCCACCACGTCTGCGAGCGCTGTGACAACCGGCTCAACTCCGCGGTCGGCCTGAACCTGCTGGATACCGCGCCGGTGTTGAACTTCTTCTCCGAGCGCGGCCACGACCTGACGACCGAGCCGTTCTGGACGTTCGACTGGTGTGTGAGCGACGCCCGCACGACGGTGCTCGCCGAGGACCCGCTCCGCATCCGGCTGGACCTGCCGGCCGACTGTGACACGCTCTCGGTGACGCTCGACGGGACGCTCTCGGTGCTGGACGTCTGCAAGCAGGAAGCGGGGGCGGACGTGGAAGCGGAGGCCGGCACCTGA
- a CDS encoding ubiquitin-like small modifier protein 1, with protein sequence MGWKLFADLAEAAGTREPDVDLGDAETLAGALDVLLDTHPALADRVLDEEGELRDHVNVLRNGEPVRETGLETPVASGDELALFPPVSGG encoded by the coding sequence ATGGGCTGGAAGCTGTTCGCCGACCTCGCCGAGGCGGCCGGGACGCGCGAACCCGACGTCGACCTCGGCGACGCCGAGACGCTCGCCGGGGCGCTCGACGTGCTGCTCGATACCCATCCCGCGCTCGCCGACAGAGTGCTCGACGAGGAGGGCGAACTCCGTGACCACGTGAACGTCCTGCGGAACGGCGAACCGGTGCGTGAGACGGGCCTCGAGACGCCCGTGGCCTCCGGCGACGAACTCGCGCTGTTTCCCCCCGTCAGCGGCGGATAG